The genomic segment CGGATCGAGCTGAGCATCTTGTTGGGTCTGCCGTAGGAGTATCTCAGCTTTCTGGTGGCTCTGTCTCCGCTGGGGATAACCTTGCCAACACCCTGAAAGGGTATGCTCTTCCTTCCCGCAAAATTCTCCGGTATATATCTTCCAAGCGAGTTCTTTATCATGATTCACCCAATTCGCCGTAAACAACGTTCTCGTCCGGCTCTTCGTCCACAAGCCCGAGGGCGTAGGCGGTCTTGACCACACGCAGGGCACGCTTAACCACGGGGGCATCGATCATCTTGCCGCCAAGGGCGATAACGCCGGTACCCATCTCCCTCGCCTTCTCTATGGCATCGATAACCTGCAGTGCGTAATCGATCTCCTCCTGCTTAGGAGCAAATACGGAGTGTACAACCTCTATCTGTCTCGGGTTTACAAGGGATTTGCCTGTGAAACCGAGGCTCTTGATCAGCTCACACTCGTTAGTGAAGCTCTCCATATCCGCAACATCGGTGAAGACTGTATCCACAGCCTGTATGCCAGCCGCCTTGGCCGCCCATACCACTCTCGTCCTTGCGTGGAATAGCTCCTCACCAGTTTTTGTTCTATCGATCTCAAGGCTCGCCGTATAGTCCTCCGCACCGAAGGCGAGAGCCACAATACGGCTGGACGCCCTTGCTGTTCTAATACAATTGATAACACCCTGGGCGTTCTCAATGGAGGGGAGTATCCTGAAGGTCTCCAGCTCGAATCCCAATTCCTCCTCAAACTCTGTGAGCACGGTATCCAGCTTCTCAACGATCTCCGGCGTGTCCGCCTTGGGCAGGCGTATCCCGTCCGGCTTTGCAGGCAGAACCGCCGCAAGGTCATCGTACCACCACTT from the Limisalsivibrio acetivorans genome contains:
- a CDS encoding HpcH/HpaI aldolase/citrate lyase family protein translates to MSKEMNVRRSLLYVPGNMPSMLQNIPIFQSDAVIIDLEDAVPVNEKDAARNLVRSFLDTFKERNVEIFIRINGLDTKWWYDDLAAVLPAKPDGIRLPKADTPEIVEKLDTVLTEFEEELGFELETFRILPSIENAQGVINCIRTARASSRIVALAFGAEDYTASLEIDRTKTGEELFHARTRVVWAAKAAGIQAVDTVFTDVADMESFTNECELIKSLGFTGKSLVNPRQIEVVHSVFAPKQEEIDYALQVIDAIEKAREMGTGVIALGGKMIDAPVVKRALRVVKTAYALGLVDEEPDENVVYGELGES